In Raphanus sativus cultivar WK10039 chromosome 5, ASM80110v3, whole genome shotgun sequence, the following proteins share a genomic window:
- the LOC130512921 gene encoding polyadenylate-binding protein, cytoplasmic and nuclear, whose product MVEQFEPESAAKITGMLLEMDQTKVLHFLESLAALESKVAEAMEILRIVKEQQQQYRGGSESASDSKPSLSTDSRPSLSSSFISPKLKSLACEQRWVCICEWLKTLFKLKFYKPKAQVTSACEQSTIDWREVGHVADLQI is encoded by the coding sequence ATGGTGGAGCAATTTGAGCCAGAGTCAGCAGCAAAGATCACAGGAATGCTTCTTGAAATGGACCAAACCAAAGTTCTTCACTTCCTTGAATCCTTAGCTGCTCTCGAATCCAAAGTCGCAGAGGCAATGGAGATCCTGAGGATTGTAAAAGAGCAGCAGCAACAATATAGAGGTGGGTCTGAATCTGCGAGTGACTCAAAACCCTCTCTAAGCACTGACTCAAGACCCTCTCTAAGTTCAAGTTTTATAAGCCCAAAGCTCAAGTCTCTAGCGTGTGAACAGAGGTGGGTCTGCATCTGCGAGTGGCTCAAAACCCTCTTTAAGCTCAAGTTTTATAAGCCCAAAGCCCAAGTCACTAGCGCGTGTGAACAGTCGACTATCGATTGGCGAGAGGTCGGTCATGTTGCTGACCTACAGATTTGA